In Phyllopteryx taeniolatus isolate TA_2022b chromosome 1, UOR_Ptae_1.2, whole genome shotgun sequence, the following proteins share a genomic window:
- the LOC133475481 gene encoding neurexophilin-1-like: MRPCVCAFRGRISSLWKAAAAAAAVGVEPPTCRMSSLQAFAKALFSSQARALPLCVDPCLDGMRSTCLKLTVACLWLLPSAGQETVKASDLANRQRRADKGERGASAGAALKVKHISKDLQIISTKYKTPEYGSLGPYGWPQNFSLALDRHQYNPQSKPHSKVSPKSKKILGWGDFYFNVKTLKFSLLVTGKIVDHINGTFGVYFRHNSSHLGNISVSIVPPSKAVGLEVLDPGVLSIQTGNSVLLPDLASHFQSAGSTSPDPHKQQQDLTATTELNCRIEYQRTNRSKKTKPCMYDPGQTCYSENTRSQAAWICAKPFKVICIFIAFTGTDYRLVQKVCPDRNFQADQNQQHFG; this comes from the exons ATGCGTCCATGCGTGTGTGCGTTCCGGGGGAGAATTAGCTCGCTTtggaaggcggcggcggcggcggcggcggtgggggTTGAGCCTCCCACTTGCAGAATGTCCTCACTCcaagctttcgcgaaagccttGTTCTCGAGTCAAGCTCGCGCTCTTCCTCTCTGCGTGGATCCTTGCTTGGACGGGATGAGGTCCACGTGTTTGAAGTTGACCGTGGCCTGCCTGTGGCTTCTCCCCTCAGCG GGCCAAGAAACAGTCAAAGCCTCCGACTTGGCAAACCGACAACGGAGGGCGGACAAAGGGGAAAGAGGCGCTTCTGCCGGAGCGGCGTTGAAGGTGAAGCATATCTCCAAGGACTTACAGATCATCTCCACCAAATACAAAACCCCCGAGTACGGATCCCTCGGCCCGTACGGCTGGCCGCAGAACTTTTCCCTGGCCCTCGATCGACATCAGTACAACCCTCAATCCAAACCGCATTCAAAAGTCTCCCCGAAGTCCAAGAAGATTTTGGGTTGGGGGGACTTTTACTTCAACGTGAAAACGTTGAAGTTCAGTCTTCTGGTGACCGGCAAAATCGTGGACCACATCAACGGCACGTTCGGCGTCTACTTCCGCCACAACTCTTCCCATTTAGGAAACATATCGGTCAGCATTGTTCCGCCTTCTAAAGCTGTTGGCTTGGAGGTTCTGGATCCAGGAGTTCTAAGTATTCAGACCGGGAACTCTGTACTGCTACCGGACCTAGCTTCCCACTTTCAGTCCGCTGGCTCCACCTCTCCAGACCCGCACAAGCAGCAGCAGGATTTGACGGCGACCACGGAACTCAATTGCCGCATCGAGTACCAAAGAACAAACCGGTCCAAGAAGACCAAGCCCTGTATGTACGACCCGGGTCAGACGTGCTACTCGGAAAACACCCGGTCGCAGGCGGCGTGGATCTGTGCCAAACCCTTTAAGGTGATTTGCATCTTCATCGCCTTCACCGGTACCGACTACAGGCTGGTGCAGAAGGTTTGCCCTGACCGCAACTTTCAGGCAGACCAGAACCAGCAGCACTTCGGATGA
- the ndufa4l2a gene encoding NADH dehydrogenase [ubiquinone] 1 alpha subcomplex subunit 4-like 2 isoform X1: MIFRTAVEHAKKHPGLIPQFFFICLGMGGASLYLARLAKGPHVTWDKTNNPEPWNKLDPTYQYKLVAITTDYKNLKKDGPEF, encoded by the exons ATGATATTTCGGACAGCGGTGGAGCACGCCAAGAAGCATCCTGGC CTCATCCCTCAGTTTTTCTTCATCTGCTTGGGAATGGGCGGTGCCAGTCTATACCTGGCCCGACTGGCCAAAGGACCCCATGTCAC CTGGGATAAGACCAATAACCCTGAGCCCTGGAATAAACTTGACCCCACGTATCAGTACAAG CTTGTGGCCATCACCACTGACTATAAAAATCTGAAGAAGGACGGACCTGAATTCTGA
- the ndufa4l2a gene encoding NADH dehydrogenase [ubiquinone] 1 alpha subcomplex subunit 4-like 2 isoform X2 has product MNVSNLTSRVKQLIPQFFFICLGMGGASLYLARLAKGPHVTWDKTNNPEPWNKLDPTYQYKLVAITTDYKNLKKDGPEF; this is encoded by the exons ATGAACGTGTCAAACCTCACATCGCGGGTGAAACAG CTCATCCCTCAGTTTTTCTTCATCTGCTTGGGAATGGGCGGTGCCAGTCTATACCTGGCCCGACTGGCCAAAGGACCCCATGTCAC CTGGGATAAGACCAATAACCCTGAGCCCTGGAATAAACTTGACCCCACGTATCAGTACAAG CTTGTGGCCATCACCACTGACTATAAAAATCTGAAGAAGGACGGACCTGAATTCTGA
- the stac3 gene encoding SH3 and cysteine-rich domain-containing protein 3: protein MDQEDDKNSVDIHDNPPAPDNVVREDGDTVYFIYEEEVEVEEKEPEPPEPVIRVNDKPHKFKDHYCKKPKFCDVCARMIVLNNKFALRCKNCKTNIHHSCQSYVEFQKCFGKIPPGFRRAYSSPLYSSDQPDPNNPNRNDPVFDTLRVGVIMANKERKKNENDKKNMLMMMEEEEDENQQPKENEDGGEGKPEEKKEKGGEKADDKQKGTFSQSHYYLALYRFKAIEKDDLDFHPGDRITVLDDSNEEWWRGKMGDKSGYFPTNYLIKVRASERVYKVTRSFVGNREMGQITLKKDQIVVKKGDEKGGYLKVSTGRKLGYFPSNLLQEITVI, encoded by the exons ATGGACCA GGAAGATGACAAAAACTCCGTGGATATCCATGACAACCCTCCAGCTCCTGACAACGTTGTGAGGGAGGACGGAGACACG GTGTACTTCATATATGAAGAGGAGGTGGAGGTTGAGGAGAAGGAACCAGAACCTCCAGAACCTGTCATCCGTGTCAACGACAAACCCCACAAGTTCAAGGACCACTACTGCAAGAAGCCCAAGTTCTGCGACGTCTGTGCCCGCATGATAGTCT TGAACAATAAGTTTGCTCTGAGATGTAAAAACTGCAAGACCAACATCCACCATTCATGCCAGTCCTACGTGGAGTTCCAGAAGTGCTTTGGCAAAATA CCTCCTGGTTTCAGACGGGCCTACAGTTCTCCTCTGTACAGCAGCGACCAACCAGATCCAA ACAATCCAAATCGGAATGACCCGGTCTTTGACACTTTGAGGGTGGGTGTCATCATGGCGAATAAGGAGCgcaaaaagaatgaaaatgacaagaaaaat atgctgatgatgatggaggaagaggaagatgagaaTCAACAGCCCAAAGAAAATGAGGATGGAGGAGAAg GAAAGCCAGaagaaaagaaggagaaaggaggagaaaaagcAGATGACAAG CAAAAGGGAACCTTCTCTCAGTCACACTACTACCTAGCTCTCTACCGCTTCAAGGCCATAGAAAAGGATGATCTGGACTTTCA CCCTGGTGATCGCATCACAGTCCTGGATGACTCCAATGAAGAGTGGTGGAGG gggaAGATGGGAGACAAGAGCGGCTACTTCCCCACCAACTACCTGATAAAAGTCCGTGCGTCAGAGAGGGTTTACAAGGTGACGCGCTCTTTTGTTGGGAACAGAGAGATGGGACAAATCACACTGAAGAAAGACCAG ATTGTGGTGAAGAAAGGAGACGAGAAAGGCGGTTACTTGAAGGTCAGCACCGGACGCAAGCTGGGCTACTTCCCCTCTAATCTGCTGCAGGAGATCACTGTGatataa